From Salipiger profundus, a single genomic window includes:
- the ctrA gene encoding response regulator transcription factor CtrA produces MRILLVEDDPTTSKSIELMLTHANLNVYATDLGEEGIDLAKLYDYDLILLDLNLPDIDGHEVLRQLRMARIGTPILILSGADDTENKIKGFGFGADDYLTKPFHRDELVARIHAIIRRSKGHSQSVINTGKISVNLDAKTVEVAGKPVHLTGKEYQMLELLSLRKGTTLTKEMFLNHLYGGMDEPELKIIDVFICKLRKKLSEATGEENYIETVWGRGYVLRDPEPRSDEPPKIAASA; encoded by the coding sequence ATGCGTATCCTTCTGGTGGAAGATGACCCGACCACGTCGAAGAGCATCGAACTGATGCTGACGCATGCCAATCTCAACGTCTACGCCACCGACCTGGGCGAAGAGGGCATCGATCTTGCCAAGCTCTACGATTACGATCTGATCCTGCTGGACCTGAACCTGCCCGACATTGACGGTCACGAGGTTCTGCGGCAGCTCCGAATGGCCCGGATCGGAACCCCGATCCTGATCCTGTCGGGGGCCGACGACACCGAGAACAAGATCAAGGGTTTCGGCTTCGGCGCCGACGACTACCTTACCAAGCCGTTCCACCGCGACGAGCTGGTGGCCCGCATCCACGCGATCATCCGTCGCTCGAAGGGGCATTCCCAGTCGGTCATCAACACCGGCAAGATCTCGGTGAACCTCGACGCCAAGACCGTTGAGGTGGCGGGCAAGCCGGTGCATCTGACCGGCAAGGAATACCAGATGCTCGAGCTGCTCTCGCTCCGCAAGGGGACCACGCTGACCAAGGAGATGTTTCTCAACCACCTTTATGGCGGCATGGATGAGCCGGAACTCAAGATCATCGACGTCTTCATCTGCAAGCTGCGCAAGAAGCTTTCGGAGGCGACGGGCGAGGAGAACTACATCGAGACGGTGTGGGGCCGCGGCTACGTGCTGCGCGATCCCGAACCGCGCTCGGACGAGCCGCCGAAGATCGCCGCCAGCGCCTGA
- the cobA gene encoding uroporphyrinogen-III C-methyltransferase, producing MSRLPMDLHLDRTTAQPGKRGRIVLVGAGPGARDLLTLRAVQRLQEADVVFFDRLVEDDVLDLARPEAERVFVGKHVGAHSWPQERINAVIVAAALAGRNVVRLKSGDPGIFGRATEELDAARAHGIDVEIVPGVTAACAAAAAMGQSLTERGRSDTLVLATGTGSAENPLPDCVRHAAPGTTTVFYMSVRQARRITDALLQKGLPADAEIGIAAEVAKPDQWLDRCHLADLPEALARNHVKGCAVILATWPAGTPEGTATTPVRAEAGATTGARHTVGA from the coding sequence ATGAGTCGTCTTCCGATGGATCTTCATCTCGACCGAACCACCGCTCAGCCCGGAAAGCGGGGCCGTATCGTTCTGGTTGGCGCCGGCCCCGGCGCGCGTGACCTGCTGACCCTGCGCGCGGTGCAGCGCCTGCAGGAGGCCGACGTCGTCTTCTTCGACCGGCTCGTCGAGGACGATGTGCTGGATCTCGCCCGCCCCGAGGCCGAGCGCGTCTTCGTCGGCAAGCACGTCGGCGCGCACAGCTGGCCGCAGGAGCGGATCAACGCGGTGATCGTCGCGGCGGCGCTCGCGGGCCGCAACGTGGTGCGCCTCAAGTCCGGCGATCCCGGCATCTTCGGACGTGCCACCGAAGAGCTCGACGCCGCCCGTGCCCATGGCATCGATGTCGAGATCGTCCCCGGCGTGACCGCGGCCTGCGCCGCCGCGGCGGCCATGGGCCAGAGCCTTACCGAGCGCGGCCGCAGCGATACGCTGGTACTCGCCACCGGCACGGGCTCGGCCGAGAACCCGCTGCCCGATTGCGTGCGCCATGCCGCGCCCGGGACCACCACCGTCTTCTACATGTCGGTGCGGCAGGCGCGGCGGATCACCGACGCGCTGCTGCAAAAGGGGCTGCCGGCGGACGCCGAGATCGGCATCGCCGCCGAGGTCGCCAAGCCGGACCAGTGGCTCGACCGCTGCCATCTCGCGGATCTGCCCGAGGCGCTCGCCCGCAACCACGTGAAGGGCTGCGCCGTCATCCTCGCCACCTGGCCGGCTGGCACGCCGGAGGGCACCGCGACGACGCCGGTCCGGGCCGAGGCAGGCGCCACGACCGGCGCAAGGCACACGGTCGGCGCCTGA
- a CDS encoding Hint domain-containing protein, with product MSETGPFRSAHSVRVYRAEQIRVVNGANLGDGIGIAEDLVPDDIYRLSPVAVMRRLSLYPTSTPPFSVAPDSEVGQPGADLHLDCVVTFMSGDGATTEALILVETDPEGAVAEVLLLPLGEMSARRDYALVGVSRDDPLQVFARVACVSFTRGTMITLASGAQRPVEALRVGDRVLTRDDGPQPLRWIGHHTVRAVGAFAPVLIRAGVLNNSGDLLVSPDHRLFIYQREDRLGAGRAEVLVKARHLVNGDGIRQLTGGFVDYYQMLFDHHQIVFAEGIAAESMLVDTRTRAALPEELGDLMPDHGRSDHGDLEVRERLLDRPDLAELLRGSSRG from the coding sequence ATGAGCGAGACCGGCCCCTTTCGTTCGGCGCACAGCGTGCGCGTCTACCGCGCCGAGCAGATCCGGGTGGTCAACGGTGCGAACCTCGGCGACGGCATCGGCATCGCCGAGGATCTCGTGCCCGACGACATCTACCGCCTGTCACCGGTGGCGGTGATGCGGCGGCTGTCGCTCTATCCGACGAGCACGCCTCCGTTCAGCGTCGCGCCCGACAGCGAGGTCGGGCAGCCGGGCGCCGATCTGCATCTCGACTGCGTCGTCACCTTCATGTCCGGCGATGGCGCGACCACCGAGGCGCTGATCCTCGTCGAGACCGACCCCGAGGGTGCGGTGGCCGAGGTGCTGCTGCTGCCGCTCGGAGAGATGTCGGCGCGCCGCGACTATGCGCTCGTCGGGGTAAGCCGGGACGACCCGCTGCAGGTCTTTGCCCGCGTCGCCTGTGTGTCCTTCACCCGCGGCACGATGATCACGCTGGCCTCGGGGGCGCAGCGCCCCGTCGAGGCGCTACGCGTCGGAGACCGGGTGCTGACCCGCGACGACGGCCCGCAGCCGCTGCGCTGGATCGGCCACCACACAGTGCGCGCGGTGGGCGCCTTTGCTCCGGTGCTCATCCGCGCGGGCGTGCTGAACAACTCGGGCGATCTGCTCGTGAGCCCCGACCACCGGCTGTTCATCTACCAGCGTGAGGACCGGCTCGGCGCGGGCCGCGCCGAGGTGCTGGTGAAGGCGCGGCACCTGGTGAACGGCGACGGCATCCGGCAGCTGACCGGCGGCTTCGTCGATTATTACCAGATGCTCTTCGATCACCACCAGATCGTCTTTGCCGAGGGCATCGCGGCGGAGTCGATGCTGGTCGACACGCGCACCCGCGCGGCACTGCCCGAAGAACTGGGAGACCTCATGCCGGATCACGGGCGCAGCGATCACGGCGACCTCGAGGTGCGGGAAAGGCTGCTCGACCGTCCCGACCTCGCGGAGCTGCTGCGCGGCTCGTCGCGCGGCTAA
- the nirD gene encoding nitrite reductase small subunit NirD: protein MSWIDIAAIADIPERGARVVKTPVGCIALFRTGEAEVFAASNSCPHKGGPLAEGIVHGQKVTCPLHNWVFDLNTGEALGEDARIATYPVRIEAGRVLLDGMAVGKRSAA from the coding sequence ATGAGCTGGATCGACATTGCTGCCATCGCCGACATCCCCGAGCGCGGGGCGCGCGTGGTCAAGACACCGGTGGGCTGCATCGCGCTGTTCCGGACCGGCGAGGCCGAGGTATTTGCGGCCTCCAACAGCTGCCCGCACAAGGGCGGGCCGCTGGCCGAGGGCATCGTGCACGGGCAGAAGGTGACCTGCCCGCTGCACAACTGGGTGTTCGACCTCAACACCGGCGAGGCGCTGGGCGAGGATGCCCGCATCGCCACCTACCCGGTGCGGATCGAGGCCGGACGGGTGCTGCTCGACGGCATGGCTGTCGGCAAGCGGAGCGCCGCGTGA
- a CDS encoding SDR family oxidoreductase, protein MDLNIAGKRALVCASSKGLGRGCAEALAEAGCALVMNARSAGPLEAAAKEISAAHGVEVTAVAADIVDPAGRAEVLEAAGAVDILVTNAGGPPPGYWTDWDRDDFIDALDGNMLTPIALMQALVPGMIERGWGRVVNITSRSVKAPLLPLGLSNSARAGLTGFTAGTSRQIASKGVTINNLLPGVHDTARIDQMDDAMAEQQGISREDARRIRAEGIPAGRYGDPGEFGKMCAFLCSDHAGYIVGQNIVLDGGETFATI, encoded by the coding sequence ATGGATCTGAATATCGCCGGGAAGCGCGCGCTCGTCTGCGCCTCGTCGAAGGGGCTGGGCCGGGGCTGCGCCGAGGCGCTGGCCGAAGCCGGCTGCGCGCTGGTGATGAACGCCCGCAGCGCCGGTCCGCTCGAGGCCGCGGCCAAGGAGATCAGCGCCGCCCATGGCGTCGAGGTCACCGCCGTCGCCGCCGACATCGTCGACCCGGCCGGACGTGCCGAAGTGCTCGAAGCGGCCGGCGCGGTCGACATCCTCGTGACCAACGCCGGGGGCCCGCCGCCGGGCTACTGGACCGACTGGGACCGTGACGACTTCATCGACGCGCTCGACGGCAACATGCTGACGCCGATTGCCCTCATGCAGGCGCTGGTGCCGGGCATGATCGAGCGCGGCTGGGGCAGGGTGGTCAACATCACCTCGCGCTCGGTCAAGGCGCCGCTGCTGCCGCTGGGGCTCTCGAACAGCGCCCGCGCCGGCCTCACCGGGTTCACGGCCGGCACCTCGCGCCAGATCGCCTCGAAGGGCGTCACCATCAACAACCTGCTGCCCGGCGTGCATGACACCGCCCGCATCGACCAGATGGACGACGCCATGGCCGAACAGCAGGGCATCAGCCGCGAGGACGCCCGCCGCATCCGCGCCGAGGGCATCCCTGCCGGCCGCTACGGCGACCCGGGCGAATTCGGCAAGATGTGCGCCTTCCTCTGCTCGGACCACGCGGGCTACATCGTCGGCCAGAACATCGTGCTCGACGGCGGCGAGACCTTTGCGACCATCTGA
- the mnmA gene encoding tRNA 2-thiouridine(34) synthase MnmA — MPLDAPKLNSLGLPKAPQDTRVVVAMSGGVDSSVVAAMLAEEGYDVVGVTLQLYDHGAALAKKGACCAGIDIHDARRVAEQMGFPHYVLDYENIFKDAVIDEFAESYLGGATPVPCIRCNERVKFKDLLETAKDLEADCMATGHYIQRMDGETGPELHSAADPNRDQSYFLFSTTPEQLDYLRFPLGHLKSKAETRELAAKYGLSVADKPDSQDICFVPDGNYASVIEKLRPGAAEPGEIVHADGRVLGEHRGVIHYTIGQRRGLGIGGLTEPLYVVKLDVDGKRVVVGPKEMLATRTVPVREINWLGDAPFTSRDEWHVAVKVRSTRPPREAIIRPISDTEAEVELVTPEEGVSPGQACVFYDPDSSRIFGGGWIWRG; from the coding sequence ATGCCCCTCGACGCCCCGAAACTCAATTCGCTCGGCCTGCCCAAGGCCCCCCAGGACACCCGCGTCGTGGTCGCGATGTCCGGCGGCGTGGACAGTTCCGTCGTCGCCGCGATGCTGGCGGAAGAGGGCTACGACGTGGTCGGCGTGACGCTGCAGCTCTACGACCACGGCGCCGCGCTTGCCAAGAAGGGCGCCTGCTGCGCCGGGATCGACATCCATGACGCCCGCCGCGTGGCCGAGCAGATGGGCTTTCCGCACTACGTGCTCGACTACGAGAACATCTTCAAGGATGCCGTGATCGACGAGTTCGCCGAAAGCTACCTTGGCGGGGCGACCCCGGTGCCCTGCATCCGCTGCAACGAGCGGGTGAAGTTCAAGGACCTGCTCGAGACCGCCAAGGATCTCGAGGCCGACTGCATGGCCACCGGCCACTACATCCAGCGCATGGACGGCGAGACCGGTCCCGAGTTGCACTCGGCCGCCGACCCCAATCGCGACCAGAGCTACTTCCTGTTCTCGACCACGCCGGAGCAGCTCGACTACCTGCGCTTCCCGCTCGGCCACCTGAAGAGCAAGGCGGAAACCCGTGAACTCGCTGCGAAATACGGGCTGAGCGTGGCCGACAAGCCGGACAGCCAGGACATCTGCTTCGTGCCCGACGGCAACTACGCGAGCGTCATCGAGAAGCTGCGCCCCGGCGCCGCCGAACCGGGAGAGATCGTCCATGCCGACGGCCGCGTGCTGGGCGAGCACCGAGGGGTCATCCACTACACGATCGGCCAGCGCCGGGGCCTCGGGATCGGCGGGCTGACCGAGCCGCTCTACGTGGTGAAGCTCGACGTCGACGGCAAGCGTGTCGTGGTCGGCCCCAAGGAGATGCTGGCGACGCGGACCGTGCCCGTGCGCGAGATCAACTGGCTTGGCGATGCGCCCTTCACCTCGCGCGACGAATGGCACGTCGCGGTCAAGGTCCGTTCGACCCGCCCCCCGCGCGAGGCGATCATCCGGCCGATCTCGGACACGGAAGCCGAGGTCGAGCTGGTGACTCCCGAAGAGGGCGTGAGCCCGGGCCAGGCCTGCGTGTTCTACGACCCGGACAGCAGCCGCATCTTCGGCGGCGGCTGGATCTGGCGCGGCTGA
- a CDS encoding glycosyl transferase family protein gives MSLATHVRTLGRGPGRSRSLTREEAAEAMALMLDGAAPEAVGALLMLLRMKGETADEIAGFAEAAQAALPEVGPVDLDWPSYAAGRTRGAPWFLLSAQLVAQSGRRVLIHGWNGADGQVRRGLDHLGIPVAAHAGDVRPLLDRHGIAYLPLETAHPALFALLSLRDTLGLRSCINTVCRMLNPGRSGASVQGVFHPSYRLLQADAAARLGWRQLSVIKGGGGEFERNPAKAMDAFGLRDGTLWQQSLSPLIDETRRLSESAVGLAALREGADAPFEQRIVLGTAALALATAGEPAPMTTARALWDGRARSNAA, from the coding sequence ATGAGCCTTGCGACCCATGTCCGTACGCTCGGGCGCGGTCCGGGCCGGTCGCGCTCGCTCACGCGGGAAGAGGCCGCCGAGGCCATGGCGCTGATGCTCGACGGTGCCGCGCCCGAGGCGGTTGGGGCGCTGCTCATGCTGCTGCGAATGAAGGGCGAGACGGCGGACGAGATCGCGGGCTTCGCCGAGGCCGCGCAGGCAGCGCTGCCGGAGGTGGGGCCCGTCGACCTGGACTGGCCGAGCTATGCCGCCGGGCGCACGCGCGGGGCGCCGTGGTTCCTGCTGTCGGCGCAGCTGGTCGCACAGAGCGGGCGTCGCGTGCTCATCCATGGCTGGAACGGCGCGGACGGGCAGGTGCGGCGCGGGCTCGACCATCTCGGCATCCCGGTCGCCGCCCATGCCGGCGATGTGCGGCCTCTGCTTGATCGCCACGGCATCGCCTACCTGCCGCTCGAGACCGCCCACCCGGCGCTGTTCGCGCTGCTTTCGCTGCGCGACACGCTCGGCCTGCGCTCCTGCATCAACACCGTCTGCCGGATGCTGAACCCGGGCCGCTCCGGTGCCAGCGTGCAGGGCGTCTTTCATCCGTCCTACCGGCTGCTGCAGGCGGATGCGGCGGCGCGTCTGGGCTGGCGGCAGCTGTCGGTCATCAAGGGCGGCGGCGGCGAGTTCGAGCGCAACCCGGCCAAGGCGATGGATGCCTTCGGCCTGCGCGACGGCACGCTCTGGCAGCAGAGCCTGTCGCCGCTCATCGACGAGACGCGACGGCTCTCGGAAAGCGCCGTCGGCCTTGCCGCGCTCCGCGAGGGGGCCGATGCGCCGTTCGAGCAGCGGATCGTCCTCGGCACCGCCGCACTTGCCCTCGCCACCGCCGGTGAGCCGGCGCCCATGACAACCGCTCGCGCCCTCTGGGATGGGCGCGCCCGCAGCAACGCGGCCTGA
- the sciP gene encoding CtrA inhibitor SciP, with amino-acid sequence MYLKKVDGPRAITLPDGTIMTRADLPPVETRRWVASRKAAVVRAVHHGLLSEAQAMERYGLSVEELEEWMRAVASHGEEALKATLVQRFRAPGQPADE; translated from the coding sequence ATGTATCTCAAGAAAGTCGATGGCCCGCGCGCGATCACCCTTCCGGACGGCACGATCATGACGCGCGCCGACCTGCCGCCCGTGGAGACACGCCGCTGGGTCGCCTCGCGCAAGGCGGCGGTGGTTCGTGCGGTCCATCACGGGCTGCTTTCGGAGGCGCAGGCGATGGAACGGTATGGCCTCAGCGTCGAAGAACTGGAGGAGTGGATGCGCGCCGTCGCCAGTCATGGCGAAGAGGCGCTCAAGGCCACCCTCGTGCAGCGCTTTCGGGCGCCCGGGCAGCCGGCGGACGAATGA
- a CDS encoding nitrate reductase: MDGGAFPETCSTCPYCGVGCGVLLRPDGKGGLAVRGDPTHPANRGRLCSKGSALAETVGLEGRLLAPRVHGRETGWDEALGLVADRFRETIAQHGPDSVGFYVSGQLLTEDYYIANKLMKGFIGSANIDTNSRLCMASTVAGHRRAFGTDTVPGTYEDLEEADLVVLVGSNLAWCHPVLHQRLLAARKARGTKVVVIDPRRTATCDGADMHLALAPGSDVALFNRLLVALYEGGALDKAFLRNTEGFDAALKAAFADDAGVTGLSEAEIEKFCRLWMGTEKVVTVFSQGVNQSSSGSDKVNAILNCHLATGRIGKPGMGPLSVTGQPNAMGGREVGGLANMLACHLDLENPDHRVAVRDFWQAPAMPEAPGLKAVDMFRAAGDGRIKALWIIHTNPAVSMPDADAVRDAIGACAFTVVSDITGATDTARLADVLLPAAGWGEKDGTVTNSDRTISRQRAVLSAPGEARPDWEILAEVGRRMGYGRAFDYATPAEIFREYATLSGIAGRFGRDFDISGLAALSDADYDAMLPTRWPVAAKRQGGRFFGDGDFFHADGKARLLPVAHRAPAAKTAPRFPFRLNTGRVRDQWHTMTRTGLSPRLSAHLAEPFLEIHPDDARAQGIEAADLVTVTSPNGRAILRARITDAVKPGQVFAPMHWTGETAPSARIDALVPPVVDPVSGQPESKASVVAVAPFRAAWFGFAVSCAEMQPQAAYWARMRTRTGWRAELAGDALPQDWEAEARRLFGLPEAQATAFVDAARGIARVALVQDGRLMAALFVAPEPVAVMRDYLAGLPGEEAPDVLSGRPPADMPDPGPVLCSCFNVGVNTILRAIESDGLMTVDAVGAALQAGTNCGSCQPEIAALLSRVQLREAAE, translated from the coding sequence ATGGACGGCGGCGCCTTTCCCGAAACCTGCTCGACCTGTCCCTACTGCGGGGTGGGATGCGGTGTGCTGCTGCGTCCCGACGGCAAGGGTGGGCTCGCGGTGCGCGGCGATCCCACGCACCCGGCGAACCGGGGTCGGCTCTGCTCCAAGGGCTCGGCACTGGCCGAGACCGTGGGCCTCGAGGGGCGGCTGCTCGCGCCGCGCGTCCATGGCCGCGAAACCGGCTGGGACGAGGCGCTGGGTCTGGTCGCCGACCGCTTCCGCGAGACCATCGCGCAACACGGGCCCGACAGCGTCGGCTTCTACGTCTCCGGCCAGCTGCTGACCGAGGACTACTACATCGCCAACAAGCTGATGAAGGGTTTCATCGGCTCGGCCAACATCGACACGAACTCGCGGCTCTGCATGGCCTCGACCGTGGCGGGCCATCGCCGCGCCTTCGGCACCGACACCGTGCCGGGCACCTACGAGGACCTCGAAGAGGCCGACCTCGTGGTGCTGGTGGGCTCGAACCTCGCCTGGTGCCACCCGGTGCTGCACCAGCGGCTCCTGGCAGCCCGCAAGGCGCGCGGCACGAAGGTGGTGGTGATCGACCCGCGCCGCACCGCGACCTGCGACGGCGCCGACATGCACCTCGCGCTTGCCCCGGGCAGCGACGTCGCGCTGTTCAACCGGCTTCTCGTCGCGCTTTACGAGGGCGGGGCGCTCGACAAGGCGTTCCTGCGCAACACCGAGGGCTTCGACGCCGCGCTCAAGGCCGCCTTTGCGGATGACGCCGGGGTGACGGGCCTTTCGGAGGCCGAGATCGAGAAGTTCTGCCGCCTCTGGATGGGGACCGAGAAGGTCGTCACCGTCTTCAGCCAGGGGGTCAACCAGTCCTCCAGCGGCTCCGACAAGGTCAACGCCATCCTCAACTGCCACCTCGCCACGGGGCGGATCGGCAAGCCCGGGATGGGGCCGCTGTCGGTCACCGGCCAGCCCAACGCCATGGGCGGGCGCGAGGTCGGCGGACTTGCCAACATGCTGGCCTGCCATCTCGACCTCGAGAACCCCGACCACCGCGTGGCGGTGCGCGACTTCTGGCAGGCGCCGGCCATGCCCGAGGCTCCAGGCCTCAAGGCCGTCGACATGTTCCGGGCCGCGGGCGACGGGCGCATCAAGGCGCTCTGGATCATCCACACCAACCCGGCGGTTTCGATGCCCGACGCGGATGCCGTGCGCGACGCGATCGGGGCCTGCGCGTTCACCGTGGTCAGCGACATCACGGGGGCAACCGACACCGCGCGGCTCGCGGACGTGCTTCTGCCGGCCGCTGGCTGGGGCGAGAAGGACGGCACCGTCACCAACTCGGACCGCACGATCAGCCGCCAGCGTGCCGTTCTCTCGGCGCCCGGCGAGGCACGGCCCGACTGGGAGATCCTTGCCGAGGTCGGGCGGCGCATGGGCTATGGCCGTGCCTTCGACTACGCGACCCCGGCCGAGATCTTCCGCGAATACGCGACGCTCTCGGGCATCGCCGGCCGCTTCGGGCGGGACTTCGACATCTCGGGCCTCGCGGCGTTGAGCGATGCGGACTACGACGCGATGCTGCCCACGCGCTGGCCTGTCGCGGCCAAGCGGCAGGGCGGGCGGTTCTTCGGCGACGGTGACTTCTTTCACGCGGACGGAAAGGCGCGGCTGCTGCCGGTCGCCCACCGTGCCCCGGCGGCGAAGACCGCGCCGCGCTTTCCCTTCCGGCTGAACACGGGCCGGGTGCGGGACCAGTGGCACACGATGACCCGCACCGGCCTCAGCCCGCGCCTGTCGGCGCATCTGGCCGAGCCCTTCCTCGAGATCCACCCCGATGACGCGCGGGCGCAGGGCATCGAGGCGGCCGACCTCGTGACGGTCACAAGCCCCAATGGGCGCGCGATCCTGCGGGCGCGGATCACCGATGCGGTGAAGCCCGGGCAGGTCTTCGCGCCGATGCACTGGACCGGGGAGACCGCGCCCTCGGCCCGGATCGACGCGCTGGTGCCGCCGGTCGTCGACCCGGTCTCGGGACAGCCCGAGAGCAAGGCGAGCGTGGTCGCGGTGGCGCCGTTCCGGGCCGCGTGGTTCGGCTTCGCGGTCTCCTGCGCCGAGATGCAGCCGCAGGCCGCCTACTGGGCGCGGATGCGCACCCGGACAGGCTGGCGCGCGGAGCTCGCGGGCGATGCGCTGCCGCAGGACTGGGAGGCCGAGGCGCGCCGCCTGTTCGGCTTGCCCGAGGCCCAGGCGACCGCCTTCGTCGACGCCGCGCGCGGCATCGCCCGCGTCGCGCTGGTGCAGGACGGGCGGCTCATGGCAGCGCTCTTCGTGGCGCCCGAGCCGGTGGCGGTGATGCGCGACTACCTCGCCGGACTGCCCGGAGAGGAGGCGCCCGACGTACTCTCCGGCCGGCCGCCGGCCGACATGCCCGACCCGGGACCGGTGCTCTGCTCGTGCTTCAACGTCGGCGTCAACACCATCCTGCGCGCCATCGAGAGCGACGGGCTGATGACCGTCGACGCGGTCGGTGCGGCGCTTCAGGCCGGCACCAATTGCGGTTCCTGCCAGCCCGAGATCGCGGCACTTCTTAGCCGCGTCCAGCTTCGCGAGGCGGCGGAATGA